The following are from one region of the Shinella sp. PSBB067 genome:
- a CDS encoding DUF2336 domain-containing protein, translating into MADRFRELERPQGGRPKDIVLMATVSSFESLRFPSRSDLVQFGELFEQLYEASTEEARRQAVAALSRCPQVPQDVALFIARQPIGIAAIFLMGSKAIADGTLMRILRTTGPDHARAIGRRDDLSPAVIEALVGTHQDHASRRTGDDREAALREAARLEREEGIREELRALMRAATPAGQAPVRLEPATDIHQALFVRFARTGDVGMMAVALADALASSQWLSERILLDLSGRQLAETLLALDVAEADGLFLLRTVYPHLSDGGAEALLASLDAGEAARRVESWQRADRYTNGAGLPKAANGDDVEAKGQDHHDRSSGIGRQRAAG; encoded by the coding sequence GTGGCGGACAGGTTTCGCGAACTGGAGAGACCGCAGGGCGGGCGGCCGAAGGACATCGTGCTGATGGCCACGGTGTCCAGCTTCGAGAGCCTGCGCTTTCCCTCCAGATCCGACCTCGTCCAGTTCGGCGAACTCTTCGAGCAGCTCTATGAGGCCTCCACCGAGGAGGCGCGCCGGCAGGCCGTGGCGGCGCTGTCGCGCTGCCCGCAGGTGCCGCAGGACGTCGCCCTCTTCATCGCCCGCCAGCCGATCGGCATCGCCGCCATCTTCCTCATGGGCTCGAAGGCGATCGCCGACGGCACGCTGATGCGCATCCTGCGCACGACCGGCCCGGACCATGCCCGCGCCATCGGCCGGCGCGACGATCTTTCGCCCGCCGTCATCGAGGCGCTGGTCGGCACCCATCAGGACCATGCCAGCCGCAGGACCGGCGACGACCGCGAGGCGGCGCTCCGGGAAGCGGCACGGCTGGAACGGGAGGAAGGGATCCGTGAGGAATTGCGCGCGCTCATGCGCGCCGCGACACCGGCCGGGCAGGCCCCCGTTCGGCTCGAACCGGCGACGGACATCCATCAGGCGCTTTTCGTGCGCTTCGCGCGCACCGGCGATGTCGGCATGATGGCGGTGGCGCTCGCCGATGCGCTCGCCTCCAGCCAGTGGCTTTCGGAGCGCATCCTTCTCGATCTTTCGGGACGTCAGCTCGCCGAGACGCTGCTGGCGCTGGACGTGGCGGAGGCGGACGGCCTGTTCCTGCTGAGGACGGTCTACCCGCACCTTTCCGACGGCGGCGCCGAAGCGCTGCTTGCGTCGCTAGATGCGGGCGAGGCTGCCCGTCGGGTCGAAAGCTGGCAGAGAGCGGATCGCTACACGAACGGCGCGGGCCTGCCGAAGGCGGCCAACGGTGACGACGTTGAGGCGAAGGGGCAGGATCACCACGACAGGTCCTCCGGGATCGGGCGGCAACGCGCCGCCGGCTGA
- a CDS encoding DUF1491 family protein: MRLRTDIFVSALLRRVFARGDFAAVEAKGAEAAGAVFVRQVFRDGTESLHAPAPQSVFAEDDDGRRLFETRLAHAGSEAVAEALARERRFDGDLWVVCVEADALGDLIEFAGDEPKDDGFFRR; this comes from the coding sequence ATGCGCCTTCGCACCGACATCTTCGTTTCCGCCCTGCTGCGCCGCGTCTTCGCGCGCGGCGACTTCGCCGCCGTGGAGGCGAAGGGCGCGGAGGCGGCGGGGGCGGTCTTCGTGCGGCAGGTGTTCCGCGACGGGACCGAAAGCCTCCATGCGCCCGCGCCGCAGAGCGTCTTCGCCGAGGACGACGACGGGCGGCGGCTGTTCGAGACGCGGCTGGCGCATGCGGGATCGGAGGCGGTTGCCGAGGCGCTCGCGCGCGAGCGGCGCTTCGACGGCGATCTCTGGGTGGTTTGCGTCGAGGCGGACGCGCTCGGCGACCTCATCGAGTTTGCCGGAGACGAGCCGAAGGACGACGGGTTCTTCCGGCGTTGA
- a CDS encoding peptidoglycan-binding domain-containing protein translates to MNAHVRRQPERRPQGQARKGGSRARSQPQRRPNAVIAGLLALGGLAARYPSVVGGVSAFVVVFSFVAANALWYQPGGHPSPFLKTRSADNSLGFTATKPEPHDQTTFVIERLEEGEPLPEVTAVTPAERPFDEVASLIEKQPARAGAEEEADPVAAAIMRAEADPGVTSAVARPVPSELVMQIQKGLSNIAYTDIAVDGLIGEKTRTAIRHFEKHYRLPVTGEPNEQVLAKLKDIGAL, encoded by the coding sequence ATGAACGCGCACGTCAGAAGACAGCCTGAGCGGCGGCCCCAGGGCCAGGCCCGCAAGGGCGGGTCGCGCGCGCGCAGCCAGCCGCAACGCCGGCCGAACGCCGTCATCGCCGGGCTTCTTGCGCTCGGCGGCCTTGCCGCGCGCTATCCGAGCGTCGTCGGCGGCGTCTCGGCCTTCGTCGTCGTCTTCTCCTTCGTGGCGGCCAATGCGCTCTGGTACCAGCCGGGCGGCCATCCGTCGCCGTTCCTGAAGACCCGCTCGGCCGACAACTCCCTCGGCTTCACCGCGACGAAGCCGGAGCCGCACGACCAGACGACCTTCGTCATCGAGCGCCTGGAAGAGGGCGAGCCGCTGCCCGAGGTCACCGCGGTGACGCCCGCCGAACGCCCCTTCGACGAGGTGGCGAGCCTCATCGAAAAGCAGCCCGCCAGGGCGGGCGCCGAGGAGGAGGCCGACCCGGTCGCCGCGGCGATCATGCGCGCGGAGGCCGATCCCGGCGTCACCTCGGCGGTCGCAAGGCCCGTGCCGAGCGAACTGGTGATGCAGATCCAGAAGGGCCTCAGCAACATCGCCTACACGGACATCGCCGTCGACGGCCTGATCGGCGAGAAGACGCGCACCGCCATCCGCCATTTCGAGAAGCATTACCGCCTTCCGGTGACCGGCGAGCCGAACGAGCAGGTCCTCGCCAAGCTCAAGGACATCGGCGCGCTATAA